A single region of the Epinephelus moara isolate mb chromosome 16, YSFRI_EMoa_1.0, whole genome shotgun sequence genome encodes:
- the LOC126402589 gene encoding uncharacterized protein LOC126402589: MREQGEGAITAVCSVLKIPMFTPAEIVFLAEYAKTMSPFAKAVDVLQGEASVQMGWLVPTITLLKTKLQNLRRSSKLCVPLVDALQAGLERRFGQMFADPELIAATILVPKFRTCWTSDDYILKLGLDFIKSHLKEQPMVHPRDTSHSSEDDDFFSPIKQGNVQENSKQLDSYLACPDDTMDVLKSFPAVCNLSLKLNTPLPASAACERLFSIAGLIFRTKRARLGSKNFENQLLLRLNKRFW, from the exons ATGAGAGAACAAGGAGAAGGAGCCATTACAGCTGTGTGCAGTGTGCTAAAAATTCCCAT GTTCACTCCTGCTGAAATTGTTTTTCTCGCAGAATATGCCAAGACAATGAGCCCATTTGCAAAGGCGGTTGATGTTCTTCAGGGAGAGGCCAGTGTGCAGATGGGATGGCTGGTACCCACAATAACACTTCTCAAGACTAAGCTACAGAACCTTCGACGTTCCTCCAAGTTGTGTGTGCCTTTAGTGGATGCTCTTCAAGCAGGACTTGAAAGGCGATTCGGGCAGATGTTTGCTGATCCAGAGCTGATTGCTGCTACCATTCTTGTCCCCAAGTTCAGGACATGCTGGACAAGTGACGACTACATCCTAAAACTTG GCCTCGACTTCATCAAAAGCCATCTGAAGGAGCAACCTATGGTGCATCCAAGGGACACTTCCCATTCTTCAGAGGATGATGACTTCTTTTCCCCCATCAAGCAGGGAAATGTTCAAGAAAACTCCAAGCAGCTTGATTCCTACCTGGCGTGCCCAGATGATACCATGGATGTCCTGAAATCTTTCCCAGCTGTCTGCAACTTGTCACTGAAGCTCAACACACCCCTACCTGCCTCAGCAGCCTGCGAGAGGCTTTTTAGCATTGCAGGACTGATTTTCAGAACCAAAAGGGCACGCCTTGGTTCAAAGAACTTTGAGAACCAGCTTCTGCTGAGGCTGAATAAAAGATTTTGGTAG